From Streptomyces griseorubiginosus, one genomic window encodes:
- a CDS encoding 2-oxo-4-hydroxy-4-carboxy-5-ureidoimidazoline decarboxylase yields MTPTHTSGRVAIPSLPTVLDAFNTAPPDEARGLLLDCLRSLRWADRIAAHRPYPTVEALLAASDEAAYDLTPADLSEALARETLPVLPDGAYVAAHMALDAAHAAYEARFGHAFVICLDGLPPSEALDHVLAGIRSRLTNDPEEERVVAAEELRRLARQRLVSCLRGAGNCATSPHGGAPGT; encoded by the coding sequence GTGACGCCCACACATACCTCTGGCCGAGTGGCCATACCGTCCCTGCCCACCGTCCTGGACGCCTTCAACACCGCCCCGCCCGACGAGGCCCGGGGGTTGTTGCTGGACTGCCTCCGCAGCCTGCGCTGGGCGGACCGCATCGCGGCCCACCGCCCCTACCCGACCGTCGAGGCCCTGCTGGCCGCGTCGGACGAGGCGGCCTACGACCTGACGCCCGCGGACCTGTCGGAGGCACTGGCGCGAGAGACGCTCCCGGTCCTGCCGGACGGCGCCTATGTCGCCGCCCACATGGCTCTCGACGCGGCCCACGCCGCCTACGAGGCCCGCTTCGGCCACGCCTTCGTGATCTGCCTGGACGGGTTGCCTCCGTCCGAGGCCCTCGATCACGTCCTGGCAGGCATCCGGTCACGATTGACAAACGATCCGGAGGAGGAGCGGGTGGTGGCGGCGGAGGAGCTACGTCGCCTGGCGAGGCAACGGTTGGTGTCGTGCTTGAGGGGCGCGGGGAACTGCGCGACAAGCCCACACGGCGGCGCACCCGGCACATAA
- a CDS encoding DUF1877 domain-containing protein yields the protein MSDYFHLRAVPPSALRNSANWLQRLFEDDWDAVRERIGRHREEVLDKSYLDHELLYAGAEVVLGGLPVHPGDRDKPPFLLLTAARANQVSSYLGAADFETLWRLAREELLPRYGGACAEREARGVFAAAHRDLTAFYGQTARYGDAVVKWLVH from the coding sequence ATGAGCGACTACTTCCATCTGCGCGCGGTGCCGCCCTCGGCCCTGCGCAACAGCGCCAACTGGTTGCAACGGCTGTTCGAGGACGACTGGGACGCCGTACGCGAACGCATCGGACGCCATCGGGAGGAGGTGCTGGACAAGTCCTACCTGGACCACGAACTCCTCTACGCCGGCGCCGAGGTGGTCCTGGGCGGACTGCCGGTCCACCCCGGCGACCGCGACAAGCCGCCCTTCCTCCTGTTGACCGCGGCCCGGGCGAACCAGGTCTCGTCGTACCTGGGAGCCGCCGACTTCGAGACCCTGTGGCGGCTCGCCCGCGAGGAGTTGCTGCCGCGATACGGCGGGGCGTGCGCCGAGCGGGAGGCGCGGGGGGTGTTCGCGGCCGCGCACCGGGACCTGACGGCGTTCTACGGCCAGACGGCCCGGTACGGGGACGCGGTCGTCAAATGGCTGGTCCATTGA
- the sdhC gene encoding succinate dehydrogenase, cytochrome b556 subunit has translation MPAGTLYRGREGMWSWVAHRVTGVLIFFFLFVHVLDTALVRVSPEDYDKVVATYKTPLVACLEYGLVAAILFHALNGLRVIAVDFWSKGPRYQKQMLWSVVGLWVVLMIGAIYPVLGHAARELFGS, from the coding sequence GTGCCGGCTGGAACGCTGTACCGCGGCCGGGAAGGAATGTGGTCCTGGGTGGCTCACCGAGTCACCGGCGTCCTCATCTTCTTCTTCCTGTTCGTTCACGTGCTGGACACCGCTCTCGTCCGTGTCTCCCCCGAGGACTACGACAAGGTCGTAGCCACGTACAAGACCCCGCTCGTCGCGTGCCTGGAGTACGGCCTGGTGGCCGCCATCCTCTTCCACGCGCTCAACGGCCTGCGCGTCATCGCCGTCGACTTCTGGTCGAAGGGCCCGCGCTACCAGAAGCAGATGCTCTGGTCCGTGGTCGGCCTGTGGGTCGTACTCATGATCGGGGCGATCTACCCCGTCCTCGGCCACGCCGCTCGTGAACTCTTCGGGAGCTGA
- a CDS encoding succinate dehydrogenase iron-sulfur subunit, whose product MATPVLDKKDAAGEPEPGFADSPYITVTIRVRRFNSEVSAEATWEDFQLEIDPKERVLDALHKIKWDLDGSLTFRRSCAHGICGSDAMRINGKNRLACKTLIKDINPEKPITVEPIKGLTVLKDLVVDMEPFFQAYRDVMPFLITKDTNEPTRERLQTAEDRERFDDTTKCILCAACTSSCPVFWNDGQYFGPAAIVNAHRFIFDSRDEAGEQRLEILNDRDGVWRCRTTFNCTDACPRGIEVTKAIQEVKRALITRRF is encoded by the coding sequence ATGGCAACCCCTGTTCTGGACAAGAAGGACGCGGCCGGCGAGCCCGAGCCCGGTTTCGCCGACTCCCCGTACATCACGGTCACCATCCGGGTCCGCCGTTTCAACTCGGAGGTCTCGGCGGAAGCCACCTGGGAAGACTTCCAGCTGGAGATCGACCCGAAGGAGCGTGTCCTCGACGCCCTCCACAAGATCAAGTGGGACCTGGACGGCTCGCTGACGTTCCGCCGCTCGTGCGCCCACGGCATCTGCGGCTCGGACGCCATGCGGATCAACGGCAAGAACCGTCTGGCCTGCAAGACGCTGATCAAGGACATCAACCCGGAGAAGCCGATCACGGTCGAGCCCATCAAGGGCCTGACGGTCCTGAAGGACCTCGTGGTCGACATGGAGCCGTTCTTCCAGGCGTACCGCGACGTCATGCCCTTCCTCATCACGAAGGACACGAACGAGCCGACGCGTGAGCGCCTGCAGACGGCCGAGGACCGCGAGCGCTTCGACGACACCACGAAGTGCATCCTCTGCGCGGCCTGCACCTCCTCGTGCCCGGTCTTCTGGAACGACGGCCAGTACTTCGGCCCGGCCGCCATCGTCAACGCGCACCGCTTCATCTTCGACTCGCGTGACGAGGCGGGCGAGCAGCGCCTGGAGATCCTCAACGACCGCGACGGCGTGTGGCGCTGCCGCACGACCTTCAACTGCACGGACGCCTGCCCGCGCGGCATCGAGGTCACGAAGGCGATCCAGGAAGTGAAGCGAGCCCTGATCACTCGCCGCTTCTGA
- a CDS encoding M48 family metallopeptidase — translation MRTAEEEIVSSCPQCGLEIRSDRRFTTWCAACDWNVDPQGPGGPERGLDGVRRRIAQRYGGQLFDELSSGGGSGPSRRTASGLLAYAIALAVHGLTLVLAAIGLLGVIRGWGGLGMAFGLFLLALAWSLRPRLNRLSDDDRVLLRADAPELYALVDEVAAAMGTRSVDAVVVDVDANAGVTHLGLRRRLLTLGLPLWEVLSPQQRIALLGHELGHFTHGDTRHGMVVGTACGSLNTWLYYVQPTPNPNAIQAIANLACVPLRLLITGVLALLELLTARASQRGEYLADTAAARTGSTEGAVGLMDRLMVTDSIVTTLHRETNNRRLRGAGGGGQRNGDGLWEALAAHLDSVPESEFERQRRVGALRGHSVDATHPPTHLRRRLLLSGTPVAAAVTADADRTERIAGELAGVRQTLAREVVRDGYGNL, via the coding sequence GTGCGTACCGCTGAAGAAGAGATCGTGTCGTCGTGCCCGCAGTGCGGGTTGGAGATCCGTTCGGACAGACGGTTCACCACGTGGTGCGCGGCCTGTGACTGGAACGTGGATCCGCAGGGGCCCGGCGGGCCCGAGCGCGGGCTGGACGGGGTGCGCCGCCGGATCGCCCAGCGGTACGGCGGACAGCTGTTCGACGAGCTGAGCAGCGGGGGCGGGAGCGGGCCGAGCCGGCGTACGGCGTCCGGTCTGCTCGCCTACGCGATCGCGCTGGCCGTGCACGGCCTGACCCTCGTCCTGGCCGCGATCGGGCTGCTGGGCGTGATCCGCGGCTGGGGCGGGCTCGGTATGGCGTTCGGGCTGTTCCTGCTGGCGCTGGCCTGGTCGCTGCGGCCCCGGCTGAACCGGCTGTCCGACGACGACCGCGTCCTGCTGCGCGCGGACGCGCCCGAACTGTACGCGCTGGTCGACGAGGTCGCCGCCGCCATGGGCACCCGGAGCGTGGACGCCGTCGTGGTCGATGTCGACGCCAATGCCGGCGTGACCCATCTCGGGCTGCGGCGGCGGCTCCTGACGCTGGGGCTGCCGCTGTGGGAGGTGCTGAGCCCGCAGCAGCGGATCGCGCTCCTGGGGCACGAGCTCGGTCACTTCACGCACGGCGACACCCGGCACGGCATGGTCGTGGGCACCGCGTGCGGATCGCTGAACACCTGGCTCTACTACGTCCAGCCGACGCCCAACCCCAATGCCATCCAGGCCATCGCCAACCTGGCCTGCGTCCCGCTGCGCCTGCTCATCACGGGCGTCTTGGCGCTGCTCGAACTGCTGACCGCGCGAGCCTCCCAGCGCGGTGAGTACCTGGCCGACACGGCGGCGGCCCGCACCGGGTCCACCGAGGGCGCGGTCGGTCTCATGGACCGCCTCATGGTCACCGACTCGATCGTCACCACCCTGCACCGCGAGACCAACAACCGCCGGCTGCGCGGTGCGGGCGGCGGCGGGCAGCGGAACGGCGACGGCCTGTGGGAGGCGCTCGCCGCCCATCTGGACTCCGTCCCGGAGTCCGAGTTCGAGCGGCAGCGACGGGTCGGGGCGCTGCGCGGGCACAGCGTCGACGCCACCCACCCGCCCACCCATCTGCGCCGACGGCTCCTGCTGAGCGGTACGCCGGTGGCCGCCGCGGTGACGGCGGACGCCGACCGGACGGAGCGTATCGCCGGTGAACTGGCGGGCGTCCGCCAGACGCTGGCCCGGGAAGTGGTCAGGGACGGTTACGGGAACCTGTGA
- the sdhA gene encoding succinate dehydrogenase flavoprotein subunit, which yields MKIHKYDTVIVGAGGAGMRAAIESTKRSRTAVLTKLYPTRSHTGAAQGGMAAALANVEEDNWEWHTFDTVKGGDYLVDQDAAEILAKEAIDSVLDLEKMGLPFNRTPNGTIDQRRFGGHSRNHGEAPVRRSCYAADRTGHMILQTLYQNCVKEGVEFFNEFYVLDQLITEVDGVKKSAGVVAYELATGEIHVFQAKAVIYASGGCGKFFKVTSNAHTLTGDGQAAVYRRGLPLEDMEFFQFHPTGIWRMGILLTEGARGEGGILRNKDGERFMEKYAPVMKDLASRDVVSRSIYTEIREGRGCGPEGDHVYLDLTHLPPEQLDAKLPDITEFARTYLGIEPYTDPIPIQPTAHYAMGGIPTNVEGEVLADNTTVVPGLYAAGEVACVSVHGANRLGTNSLLDINVFGRRAGIAAAEYSQKADFVELPEDPASLVVGQVEALRNSTGTERVAVLRRELQETMDANVMVFRTEQTIKTAVEKIAELRERYKNVAIQDKGRRFNTDLLEAIELGNLLDLAEVMAVSALARKESRGGHYREDYPNRDDVNFMRHTMAYREVGDDGAESIRLDYKPVVQTRYQPMERKY from the coding sequence ATGAAGATCCACAAGTACGACACCGTCATCGTCGGCGCCGGTGGCGCGGGCATGCGCGCGGCCATCGAGTCCACCAAGCGCAGCCGCACCGCGGTGCTGACCAAGCTGTACCCCACCCGCTCCCACACGGGCGCCGCACAGGGCGGCATGGCCGCCGCGCTGGCGAACGTGGAGGAGGACAACTGGGAGTGGCACACCTTCGACACGGTCAAGGGCGGTGACTACCTGGTCGACCAGGACGCCGCCGAGATCCTGGCGAAGGAGGCCATCGACTCGGTCCTCGACCTGGAGAAGATGGGCCTGCCGTTCAACCGCACCCCGAACGGCACGATCGACCAGCGCCGCTTCGGCGGTCACTCGCGCAACCACGGCGAGGCCCCGGTCCGCCGGTCCTGCTACGCGGCCGACCGCACCGGCCACATGATCCTCCAGACGCTGTACCAGAACTGCGTGAAGGAGGGCGTGGAGTTCTTCAACGAGTTCTACGTCCTGGACCAGCTGATCACCGAGGTCGACGGCGTCAAGAAGTCGGCCGGTGTCGTGGCGTACGAGCTGGCGACCGGTGAGATCCACGTCTTCCAGGCGAAGGCCGTGATCTACGCGTCCGGCGGATGCGGCAAGTTCTTCAAGGTGACGTCGAACGCGCACACGCTGACCGGTGACGGCCAGGCGGCGGTCTACCGCCGGGGTCTGCCGCTGGAGGACATGGAGTTCTTCCAGTTCCACCCGACCGGCATCTGGCGCATGGGCATCCTGCTGACGGAGGGCGCCCGTGGTGAGGGCGGCATCCTCCGCAACAAGGACGGCGAGCGCTTCATGGAGAAGTACGCGCCGGTCATGAAGGACCTCGCGTCCCGTGACGTCGTGTCCCGCTCCATCTACACGGAGATCCGTGAGGGCCGCGGCTGCGGACCCGAGGGCGACCACGTCTACCTCGACCTCACGCACCTCCCGCCGGAGCAGCTGGACGCGAAGCTCCCGGACATCACGGAGTTCGCGCGCACCTACCTCGGTATCGAGCCGTACACGGACCCGATCCCGATCCAGCCGACGGCCCACTACGCCATGGGCGGCATCCCGACCAACGTCGAGGGTGAGGTGCTGGCCGACAACACGACCGTGGTTCCCGGCCTGTACGCGGCCGGCGAGGTCGCCTGCGTGTCGGTCCACGGTGCGAACCGTCTGGGCACGAACTCGCTGCTGGACATCAACGTGTTCGGTCGCCGTGCCGGTATCGCGGCGGCGGAGTACAGCCAGAAGGCGGACTTCGTCGAGCTGCCGGAGGACCCGGCTTCGCTGGTCGTCGGGCAGGTCGAGGCGCTGCGCAACTCGACCGGCACCGAGCGCGTGGCGGTCCTGCGCCGCGAGCTGCAGGAGACCATGGACGCCAACGTCATGGTGTTCCGCACCGAGCAGACGATCAAGACGGCGGTCGAGAAGATCGCGGAGCTGCGCGAGCGCTACAAGAACGTGGCGATCCAGGACAAGGGCCGGCGGTTCAACACGGACCTGCTGGAGGCGATCGAGCTCGGCAACCTGCTGGACCTCGCCGAGGTCATGGCGGTCTCCGCGCTGGCCCGCAAGGAGTCCCGCGGCGGTCACTACCGCGAGGACTACCCGAACCGCGACGACGTCAACTTCATGCGCCACACCATGGCGTACCGCGAGGTGGGCGACGACGGCGCCGAGTCGATCCGTCTCGACTACAAGCCGGTCGTCCAGACCCGCTACCAGCCGATGGAGCGTAAGTACTGA
- a CDS encoding succinate dehydrogenase hydrophobic membrane anchor subunit has protein sequence MATTETTASGIGPVEGSSGYGVDNPAPLIEAPRKRTKKTPRSTRGNFEMAAWLFMRLSGIVLVVLVIGHLLIQLVLDGGVSKIGFAFVAGRWASPFWQVWDLLMLWLAMLHGANGLRTIINDYAERANTRLWLKGLLYTATVFTILLGTLVIFTFDPNIR, from the coding sequence ATGGCGACCACTGAAACCACCGCTTCCGGCATCGGCCCCGTGGAGGGCTCCTCCGGTTACGGCGTCGACAACCCGGCGCCGCTGATCGAGGCTCCGCGCAAGCGCACCAAGAAGACCCCCCGCTCGACCCGCGGCAACTTCGAGATGGCCGCGTGGCTCTTCATGCGGCTGTCCGGCATCGTGCTGGTCGTCCTGGTCATCGGGCACCTGCTGATCCAGCTCGTCCTGGACGGCGGCGTCTCCAAGATCGGCTTCGCGTTCGTCGCCGGCCGCTGGGCCTCCCCGTTCTGGCAGGTCTGGGACCTGCTGATGCTGTGGCTCGCGATGCTGCACGGCGCCAACGGTCTGCGCACGATCATCAACGACTACGCGGAGCGCGCCAACACCCGGCTGTGGCTCAAGGGCCTGCTCTACACGGCCACGGTGTTCACCATCCTGCTGGGCACGCTGGTGATCTTCACCTTCGACCCGAACATCCGCTAG
- a CDS encoding DUF4328 domain-containing protein: MLCTRCHHFEAAPDGVLCTSCATPAGFAAPPGAGTPKVWLRSPVGLGWATVALLGLAAAVDLFALVADFLRYDVTGDLAGGDTGAAALDRADVSDVLTSLAASAQMAVLLACAVVFVIWLWRVRVNAEVFAPDGHRKARGWVIAGWVVPFVSLWYPRRVVLDVWNASSPEDRPRGHALVNVWWTLWLLTNVIGRFLASMAGEADTYQEVHDTAFQLLFADAVDLVAALVAAVMVLRLTRMQDEKARRGPVVPVAV, encoded by the coding sequence ATGCTCTGCACGCGCTGCCATCACTTCGAAGCGGCACCGGACGGTGTCCTGTGCACCTCGTGTGCCACACCCGCCGGCTTCGCGGCCCCGCCGGGCGCGGGCACGCCCAAGGTCTGGCTGCGCTCGCCGGTCGGGCTCGGGTGGGCCACGGTGGCACTGCTCGGGCTGGCCGCCGCCGTCGACCTCTTCGCCCTCGTCGCGGACTTCCTCCGGTACGACGTCACGGGCGACCTCGCCGGGGGCGACACCGGAGCCGCGGCACTGGACCGGGCCGACGTGTCCGACGTGCTGACCTCCCTGGCGGCCTCCGCGCAGATGGCCGTGCTGCTGGCCTGCGCCGTCGTCTTCGTGATCTGGCTCTGGCGGGTGCGGGTCAACGCCGAGGTGTTCGCGCCGGACGGGCACCGCAAGGCGCGCGGCTGGGTGATCGCGGGCTGGGTCGTGCCGTTCGTGAGCCTCTGGTACCCGCGCCGGGTCGTGCTGGACGTCTGGAACGCGAGCAGCCCCGAGGACCGGCCGAGGGGGCACGCGCTGGTCAACGTGTGGTGGACGCTGTGGCTGCTGACCAACGTCATCGGGCGGTTCCTGGCGAGCATGGCCGGGGAGGCCGACACCTACCAGGAGGTCCACGACACCGCGTTCCAGCTGCTGTTCGCCGACGCCGTCGACCTCGTCGCCGCCCTGGTCGCCGCCGTGATGGTGCTGCGGCTGACCCGCATGCAGGACGAGAAGGCCCGCCGGGGACCGGTGGTACCCGTCGCCGTCTGA
- a CDS encoding glycoside hydrolase family 20 protein, which yields MSQHRKRPEKQTRGLIAGAVAVTVVAGVGLGLWAGNDDSAPAGSARTQPQAQAEQRSTSPSATSSSPSPAPSPARSYPLSTTPRTIPAVRAHTPARGPGWRPAAGLRVVVNDAGLADEGRLVAGELGLTYAGKKDDVRAGDVRLAVDHGKGAAPESYRMTVRGGRVDISGPDDAGVFYGTRTLKQEVHGGGTAPEGVVRDQPAKPVRGFFLDMARKSFTAGWIEDRVRELGDLKYNRLQLHFSDDQGFRIASDTHPEIVSEQHLTKAQVRKIVALAAQRHITVVPEIDSPGHLGAVIAAHPELQLRSAAGRTPQGTIDISKPAAAAMVDDLLKEYADLFPGADWHLGGDEYRALMVSNPAATYPQLATAARKAYGAGGTVADLTTGWLNDRADTVRAAGKTPLAWNDGFFRGTSVRPAGDIRVAYWTGKEIGARQPVEYLSAGRKVVNYNDEFLYYVLGQPNKFFYPRGQRIYEQWTPRVVRGTTAVPSKYDGQILGGYFAVWCDFPNAQTQAQVAAGVRMPLRATAQKLWDPGKPALTWTQFKALGDRLG from the coding sequence GTGAGCCAGCACAGGAAGCGACCGGAGAAGCAGACGAGGGGGCTGATCGCCGGGGCGGTCGCCGTGACCGTTGTGGCCGGGGTGGGCCTCGGGCTGTGGGCGGGGAACGACGACAGCGCCCCCGCCGGGTCCGCGCGGACGCAGCCACAGGCACAGGCGGAGCAGCGCTCGACCTCGCCGTCCGCCACCTCGTCGAGCCCGAGCCCGGCCCCCAGCCCCGCCCGCTCGTACCCGCTGTCCACCACTCCTCGCACCATCCCGGCCGTCCGTGCCCACACCCCGGCGCGCGGCCCCGGCTGGCGGCCCGCCGCGGGGCTGCGCGTGGTCGTGAACGACGCCGGCCTCGCCGACGAGGGGCGTCTGGTCGCCGGTGAGCTGGGGCTGACGTACGCCGGGAAGAAGGACGACGTGCGTGCCGGGGACGTCCGACTGGCTGTCGACCACGGCAAGGGCGCGGCCCCGGAGTCGTACCGCATGACCGTGCGCGGCGGGCGGGTCGACATCAGCGGGCCGGACGACGCGGGTGTGTTCTACGGCACCCGCACGCTCAAGCAGGAGGTGCACGGGGGCGGTACGGCGCCGGAGGGCGTCGTACGGGACCAGCCGGCCAAGCCGGTGCGGGGGTTCTTCCTGGACATGGCCCGCAAGAGCTTCACGGCCGGCTGGATCGAGGACCGGGTCCGGGAGCTGGGTGACCTGAAGTACAACCGGCTCCAGCTGCACTTCTCCGACGACCAGGGGTTCCGGATCGCGTCCGACACGCACCCGGAGATCGTCTCGGAGCAGCACCTGACCAAGGCCCAGGTGCGGAAGATCGTCGCGCTCGCGGCCCAGCGGCACATCACCGTCGTACCGGAGATCGACTCGCCCGGACATCTGGGCGCGGTCATCGCGGCCCACCCCGAGCTCCAGCTGCGCAGCGCGGCGGGGCGGACTCCGCAGGGGACGATCGACATCTCCAAGCCCGCGGCCGCCGCGATGGTCGACGACCTGCTGAAGGAGTACGCCGACCTGTTCCCCGGCGCCGACTGGCATCTCGGCGGGGACGAGTACCGGGCGCTGATGGTGTCGAACCCGGCGGCGACCTACCCCCAGCTCGCCACCGCCGCCCGGAAGGCCTACGGCGCCGGCGGCACGGTCGCGGACCTGACGACAGGGTGGCTCAACGACCGCGCCGACACCGTCCGGGCCGCGGGAAAGACGCCGCTTGCCTGGAACGACGGCTTCTTCCGGGGGACGTCCGTGCGGCCCGCCGGCGACATCCGGGTCGCCTACTGGACGGGCAAGGAGATCGGCGCGCGGCAGCCGGTGGAGTATCTGAGCGCGGGCCGCAAGGTCGTCAACTACAACGACGAGTTCCTCTACTACGTCCTCGGGCAGCCCAACAAGTTCTTCTATCCGAGGGGTCAGCGGATCTACGAGCAGTGGACCCCGCGCGTCGTACGCGGCACGACGGCCGTCCCCTCGAAGTACGACGGCCAGATCCTCGGCGGGTACTTCGCGGTGTGGTGCGACTTCCCGAACGCGCAGACGCAGGCCCAGGTCGCGGCCGGCGTCCGGATGCCGCTGCGGGCGACCGCCCAGAAGCTGTGGGACCCGGGGAAGCCCGCCCTGACCTGGACGCAGTTCAAGGCGCTCGGGGACCGGCTCGGCTGA
- a CDS encoding DUF4132 domain-containing protein, translating to MGEIQKCKELIGRRIAEDDWEALAGDLLRAAVTNNGNWTGLWDGVLDRVHRLPAQARSGVADGLVTHYHSDQAGPIARENALILLGIVSRDLPPHDRLAAERLALLDEISRQHSFWYGARYENLIEAELAAGRPIAPAVVATVRRSVLQAYLNEDLHRTVKKLTEPPLNVGEAWADQALRDAADDSDWQALLAHAATATAARPTPKWDERATALTAALGPDRVRETVLAWLALAGRPRTFELERGPYEPDVNSAYDPYNANALRGLAWLLSLLPPHPDTARALGALVQTSLKKVAGLGPRNPKVANAGVNALARIDSEAALAELARLATRVTYKNTLKLLDAALEARAEALGLSREEIEELAVPAYGLTEVGRAEHRLGEVTAVLEVQGSKAVLTWRNASGKPVKSVPAAVRRDHPEEVKELKAAAKDIDRMLSAQSERLDRQFLADRTCSYATWRERYLDHPLIGTLARRLLWTVDGTTVGHAAGALRTLADVPVTEGTEVRLWHPVDHAPAEIVAWRDWLERHGITQPFKQAHREVYLLTDAERATGTYSNRFAAHVLRQHQFHSLAAVRGWRNKLRLAVDDEAPPASRDLPRWGLRAEYWIEGDGGADHTDITDSGTYLRLRTDQVRFYPIDAPENSAHCAGGEYRMWLRDGAAPVDPLPLTDIPPLVLSEVLRDVDLFVGVASVGNDPTWQDGGPGGRFHEYWTSYGFGELNQSAETRRLLLDRLIPRLAIADRCTLEGRFLHVKGDRHTYKIHLGSGNILRTPNDQYLCIVPKSNPAAPQTGYLPYEGDRMLAVILSKAMMLAADTKITDPTILSQL from the coding sequence ATGGGCGAGATCCAGAAGTGCAAGGAACTGATCGGCCGCCGGATCGCGGAGGACGACTGGGAGGCCCTCGCCGGCGACCTGCTCAGGGCAGCGGTCACCAACAACGGCAACTGGACCGGCCTGTGGGACGGCGTACTGGACCGCGTGCACAGACTGCCGGCGCAGGCGCGGTCAGGGGTCGCCGACGGCCTCGTGACCCACTACCACTCGGACCAGGCGGGCCCGATCGCCCGGGAGAACGCCCTGATCCTGCTGGGCATCGTCTCCCGCGACCTGCCGCCCCACGACCGCCTCGCCGCGGAGCGCCTCGCCCTGCTCGACGAGATCTCCCGCCAGCACTCCTTCTGGTACGGCGCCCGCTACGAGAACCTCATCGAGGCCGAGCTGGCCGCGGGCCGCCCCATCGCGCCCGCCGTCGTCGCCACCGTCCGCCGCTCGGTCCTGCAGGCCTACCTGAACGAGGACCTGCACCGGACGGTGAAGAAGCTGACCGAGCCACCCCTCAACGTCGGTGAGGCATGGGCCGACCAGGCCCTGCGGGACGCGGCCGACGACTCCGACTGGCAGGCCCTGCTGGCGCACGCCGCCACGGCCACTGCCGCCAGGCCCACCCCCAAATGGGACGAGCGGGCCACCGCCCTCACCGCCGCGCTCGGCCCCGACCGCGTCCGCGAGACCGTCCTCGCCTGGCTCGCCCTCGCCGGCCGCCCCCGCACCTTCGAGCTGGAGCGCGGGCCGTACGAACCGGACGTCAACAGCGCCTACGACCCCTACAACGCCAACGCCCTGCGGGGCCTGGCCTGGCTGCTGTCCCTGCTCCCGCCCCACCCCGACACCGCCCGCGCCCTCGGCGCCCTCGTCCAGACCTCCCTCAAGAAGGTCGCCGGACTCGGCCCCCGCAACCCGAAGGTCGCCAACGCCGGGGTCAACGCACTGGCCCGCATCGACAGCGAGGCCGCCCTCGCCGAACTCGCCCGCCTGGCCACCCGGGTGACGTACAAGAACACCCTGAAGCTGCTCGACGCGGCCCTGGAGGCCCGCGCCGAGGCCCTCGGCCTCAGCCGCGAGGAGATCGAGGAACTGGCCGTCCCCGCCTACGGCCTGACCGAGGTCGGACGCGCGGAGCACCGGCTCGGGGAGGTCACCGCCGTCCTCGAAGTCCAAGGCTCCAAGGCCGTGTTGACCTGGCGCAACGCGAGCGGCAAGCCGGTCAAGAGCGTGCCCGCGGCCGTCCGGCGGGACCATCCGGAGGAGGTGAAGGAGCTCAAGGCGGCCGCCAAGGACATCGACAGGATGCTCTCGGCCCAGAGCGAGCGCCTCGACCGCCAGTTCCTCGCGGACCGCACCTGCTCCTACGCCACCTGGCGCGAGCGCTACCTCGACCACCCCCTGATCGGCACCCTCGCCCGCCGCCTCCTGTGGACCGTCGACGGCACGACCGTCGGCCACGCCGCGGGCGCCCTGCGCACCCTCGCGGACGTCCCCGTCACCGAAGGCACCGAAGTCCGCCTCTGGCACCCGGTGGACCACGCCCCCGCCGAGATCGTCGCCTGGCGCGACTGGCTGGAGCGCCACGGCATCACCCAGCCCTTCAAGCAGGCCCACCGCGAGGTCTACCTGCTGACGGACGCCGAACGCGCCACCGGCACCTACTCCAACCGCTTCGCCGCCCACGTCCTGCGCCAGCACCAGTTCCACTCCCTGGCGGCGGTGCGGGGCTGGCGCAACAAGCTCCGGCTGGCCGTCGACGACGAGGCGCCACCGGCCTCCCGCGACCTCCCCAGGTGGGGTCTGCGAGCCGAGTACTGGATCGAGGGCGACGGCGGCGCGGACCACACGGACATCACCGACTCCGGCACCTACCTGCGCCTGCGCACCGACCAGGTCCGCTTCTACCCGATCGACGCCCCGGAGAACTCGGCGCACTGCGCGGGCGGCGAGTACCGCATGTGGCTGCGCGACGGCGCCGCCCCGGTGGACCCGCTGCCCCTGACGGACATTCCGCCCCTGGTCCTGTCCGAAGTCCTGCGCGACGTCGACCTGTTCGTCGGCGTGGCCAGCGTCGGCAACGACCCGACCTGGCAGGACGGCGGCCCCGGCGGCCGCTTCCACGAGTACTGGACGTCGTACGGCTTCGGAGAGCTCAACCAGAGCGCCGAGACCCGCCGGCTCCTCCTGGACCGGCTGATCCCGAGGCTCGCGATAGCCGACCGCTGCACCCTGGAGGGCCGCTTCCTCCACGTCAAGGGCGACCGCCACACCTACAAGATCCACCTGGGCTCGGGCAACATCCTCCGCACCCCGAACGACCAGTACCTCTGCATCGTCCCGAAGTCCAACCCGGCCGCCCCGCAGACCGGTTACCTGCCCTACGAGGGCGACCGCATGCTCGCGGTCATCCTCAGCAAGGCGATGATGCTGGCGGCCGACACGAAGATCACGGACCCGACGATCCTCAGTCAGCTGTGA